The DNA region GTAAGATAGTTGACCACATAAATGGGACGTTTAGTGTCTATTTTCGGCACAATTCGTCCAGCCTTGGTAATGTGTCTGTCAGTATTGTCCCACCTACGAAGGTGGTAGAGTTTGACCTCCTTCAGCAATCTACCTTGGATACCAGAGAAACTAAGACTTTCAACTGTAGAGTGGAGTATGAGAACACCAACAAAGCCTTGAAGAACAAACCCTGCCTCTACGATCCAGCCAAAAACTGCTACATGGAGCATACACAGAGCCATGCGGCGTGGCTTTGCGCAAAGCCGTTCAAGGTCATTTGCATCTTCATCTCCTTCTACAGTATTGACTACAAGTTGGTGCAGAAAGTGTGTCCAGATTATAACTTTCAGAATGAAAACCCTTACTTTGGGTGATGGATGCACTGACCGTAAGGTCATCGAGCAGGTTTATGTGGGAGGGAGAGTGAGAAATGTACCTTTTGAGGGGCTGTGGGACAATTAAGGGTCTTTCTACAACATGGAAACAGGTTAATCCATTTTAATGGCAGATTTAACATCAAGATTTGTTCTTCGGTGCAGAGCGAGACTGAGATAACACAAAGTGCATGATGTTGACCCTGATAATCTAAGGACTGTCTGACCTGCTCTGTAATAAACTGGAATGTCAAGGTCATCCTATGCCATCAACTACGATTATTACTTACAAGTGCTCTCATTTCTGATGACCTCAGTATTAAAACCTGCTGTCAATTATTTTATTTCTCCGTATAAGAAAACGGGGCCCTAAGGGAATTTGACATTGTATAAAAAAGAACATGACATGAGGATGTGTCATAAAGAAAGCAGTATTCAATATGATTATATTCTGCAGataataaacttttttttgctgTAGCCAAACCTGACTTATTTATGCCTTTTCTTTTTGATATCTTCAAGATCAATTTCACTGCATGATGCTGTGTCATATTATTATAGGCACCAGGTGCTCCTAAATACAGAATATAGCATTGTATAAAGAGTTGTCAGTATAAGTAATCCgatctgctgagcaataagaaaaaGGTGGATTCAAAACAGCCATGTccctttccttaaagggaatctataatgtagagaccctgattccagcaatgagtCACTTACAAGGTTGCTTGCCATAGTCTTgattaaatcagtgttttatcactaGATGACTTGAAAACCTACTGCATATTCATAAGCTCTATGCAACCTCCCCTCCCACCACTggttggcaactttctgcctatgcacagtgtacacagaaagctgccaatcagtggtgtgggcggagttatacagagctcagcattcagaaaaatGGTAGAACAGCATCACAACTGCAgaaagcagcccagcaagtgatacatcgctggaatcggcgtctctgcctctacatcatgctgttctcagatggggtagGAAATAACTTGCTGATAGATTCGCTTTAACGATAAGAACAGAATAATTTATCAGTGATAATGTGAATGTGCTACTATGCTATAATGATAACTGGGATAACACTGGCTTCCATAGAAATGAAGGGCGTATAGCTACACACCTTACACAATATTTCTCTGGGATGTACTTTTCTTTTGTTTTGGCTTTAGTACCATATTGTCAGATTTAACTTCTTGAAGGggctgcaaaaaatatatattaacacTTAGATACAGGAAAATATGTATCTTTTTAGTGTGTTTTAACcagtaaatagaaaaatatttagaattaagagtcctctgtggttgataccgttttaattgctaactgaaaagatggtaacaaataccttggtggcctcagaaagacctttttgaatcagggctaccatctaagaacaattgaaaaccagattgcaagaaccaccagaatatcaaggaataatgtcctacattacaaagctaaagaagaaagcgactgggtacctctagtagttacctacagtccaaatctggaggtgctaaggggagctgcatggaaattacaacctttactgcaaaaagatgcccgcttacaatccatttttccagacccccccactactgtgttttaggcagcccccaaatctaagaagcatcgttgtcagaagctccctgtcctctccaacagctgcaggaacctttccctgcaaccagaaaaaatgtaaaacctgtccatttataatgaccacggacaagataaagatccccaactcacatcaggactacaagatcccaggcaccttcagctgcatcacatctaatgtggtgtacttaattatttgtactaaatgtccaactgggggtctgtatgtgggggagacagggcagaaactgagaacaagaatgaattctcaccgccacacaataagaggaaaaagaatggatctacctgtggcaaaacatttttgtatccctgatcaTAGCAttgtggacatgaaattacttgcaataaaaggtaacttcaaatctcagagagacagagcgATCGGGGAATAGAAACTTTTAACAAccattgacacactcagtgcaggaatgaacgtGTCAcaaggatttatgtctttctatatCAACCAAGGAATGTGCTTCTTAGACGATTTGGGGGCAtcgcaacacagaaccagaccccaatcacaggacaataaaactttcacactccttatctatgtacTGCTCCAAAATTTTCCTCCACAGCTGTTTTCTCCCCCTCCCATACTGATTGCTCTCCTTCAAGTCACTTGTCTTATTTATTGCATTATTCCTGCgtcttgtgcataaatatgtgactcttcagattttgtatcaGTCTTTGCCTGATgctgagacctgagtagtctcgaaaaattgcaatttattaccatcctttcagttagccattaaaaggtattaactACTGAGGAGTCttaaatcttaatatttttctattaACACTTAGAGAATATATAATGTTGCAATTATAAGAAAATAACttttttaaaagggaatctgtcaataagaTCAACGCCCTCAAAGTTCATATGTGGGCATGCAGGTATTTGACAAGTAAATCCATTGACACCATTATACCTTCTAACTGTTGCTGCATTCCAGATTAATTAGCATTTTCAATTAACAAATCTCACTTTCTGTATCCCTCAGTTGTTTCCCCTCCCAGTTCCAGTCTATTTAGCTTGAGTGATAGTTTATAgtcatgagcgagtgtactcattggttgggttttcccgagcacgctcgggtgatctccgagtatttgttagtgttcggagatttagttttcatcgcagcagctgattaatttacagctattagcctgcttgattacatgtggggattccctagcaaccaggcaacccccacatgtactcaacctggctaatagctgtaaattattcagctgccgcgatgaaaactaaatctccgaacactaataaatactcagagatcacccgagcgtgctcgggaaaacccaaccaatgagtacactcgcccatcactaatagttTACTGTCTAATTTACTAGTTTACTGTCTGATCTCCTTGTGTCGCACCTGATATCACACAGACAGTATATAACTATAAATGGAGCTAAAGAGGCCGGTGATGGGCGGGGAAATAACATAGGGCAACAGACTTGTTAATTGCTCTGCCACCCCCAATTGGTAATACTGACACACTCACTTTTACGCCATAAGGTTGCACTATTTTTTGCCTTAAACGCTGCTGCAGTTTTGTATGTCGTTTTTTCAGCCAAAGCCAAAAGTATATTCAAAGGAAGAAAAAAGTATAAATCATACTTTTAGATTTCTCACTTTAATTCTATTTCTTAATTTTTCTGAGAATAACTGCATGAAAAACTGCGAGAAAAGCTACAACTATTTTAAAAGAGAATATGTCTTTACAACAGACCTCTTTAACTAAGAACATATACACTCAAAAAACAAAAGCAGTATTACAGATTATAAATGGGGCCAATATTATACAACTAGAGCCCCCTGACTGGCTGTGAGCAGGCCACGTGGCCACAAAAACTCCAGTGCAATCCCCTATTAATCCATGGGAATGGAGCAAGAATCAAACAATGTTTGCTGGGGACATTGGCCAAAGAGTGAAACACAAACCCTCTTTGAAAACTGGGAGAACTGAGAAGATCTTTGTTTCCTTTCTACAAAGGTTCAATGGATATGACACTATGAACATGTGTTTCTAACTCCTGTATTTCACAGCCCTTTCTTCTCAATAATGACATAAAAAGCACCTTAATTGGGTTGTCTTGTCTTGTTAAATAGGTTGTAATGCAGAGATGTTCTCAAAAACTGAGGGacttttaattctatagtttactgctTGCTGTCTGTGTTACCGTCCATCTCTGTGGTCTACCAGCAGTGGCCGGTTTCCTAGGGAAAGAGTGTGTCCATCTACAGTGCCCCTTAGCCCCACCGATGTGGTagaggctagggttgagcgacttttgcttttttaggatcgagttgggttttgtgaaacctgaccttctcgaaagtcggatcgcgtgaaatcggccgattctactgtaaagtcgggttccggacaagAAACCCAGTGCAAGGattaaaaaatctctctctctctctctctctctctctctctctcctccgtgcaaagcatatgttgtgtttgactgcggaaatcactgcagcccaaacggtaatatggctctatgacgccgcagaagccgggccggaacctatgtcatcatgctgcccacactccttaattggctgaaaaaatggcggggaaggcgtcatacaaaacgcgactttggcgccaagatcgccgaccacgtggccgatcccacgctggagtcgggtcgggtttcacgaaacccgactttgccaaaggtcggcgacttttgaaaatgaccgatccgtttcgctcaaccctagtagaggcAAAGCTTCCTCTGCTTGCAGCATGGTAGAGAGCATAGTTTGGACCAGTGAGATGACTATGCCGCCTGGTCTGTACAGTCAACGTTTAGGAGCACACTGCCCCATGACAAGAGGGAAGTCAAGAGGTTGGGGAGCTGAGATAAACCTTTTAATAATGTGGTAAAAAAGACATTGTAAAACACTGTGGAACTGTGGAAACAGCATGACACATTAGACATGAGTGAATTTATTCTGGTGGAATTGAATTTTACTCGAGTTTTACAAATCCTCATTTGCCCAAATAAGTATTTTCTCTAATTTGCTTCTGGGTGGATTCAGCAATATGGCAGCTGATGGCTGACATTTTTCTGAACCCTAAAGGggaataaaaagtttaaaaaaaaatcctaatacctGACCAGTTGTCTTTCTGGCTTATTTGCTTTTCACTGTCACAAGTCCGGTCTTTAGTGCATCTTTGTAATCACCGCCACTCATGCTGAAATCATGGTGTATCACGGCGCACATCACATCGTGACATCAAGAACTATTTCTTGTGTAGAACACTCCTGGGCCTCATCAGAGCCATAGGGCCCAGCCTAGAATAGGGATTTCAGCACTCGCGGCACTCATAAGAAGATGTGACGAGGACCGGATGGATAATAGTGAGGAGCGGAGAGTTCAAAGAGGTGAGTGGTGgggtgactataaatatatatatatatttttttacattttacatataTTATTTACTGGGGTCAGGAAAGATCACAAAACATAAGAGACATTAAATTTGTGTAGAATGAATTTTCAGGGAATCGAGATTCCCAGGAAAATCTGCATGAACATGTAAATTCGAATTTTGCTTGATCCGCTCATCTTTACTATACATCTCAGGTTAATGAAGAATGTCTCTCTCTACTTCCTTCTTTTGCAGCCAGAAATAAGTCCACATGCACACGTtgattatttggtgagttttttaagccagtatttgtaagacaaaactaggagtggaatTAACAGCTAAATTTAGAATATTGCATAAAGTAAATTACTTTaattatacaccatgttccaaattattatgcaaattacatttttctcagattttcctaaatggtcggtgcaaatgacaggcagtgtaataaaagtcatcacccgttagagcatacatcgaattttattgaataaacctcccaatgataacagtataatctccaaaatgaataaaaactcaaaatgcactgttccaaattattaggcacagtagaatttctagacatttgatatgttgtaaagaactgaaaatgctcatttgtggaatttgcagcattaggaggtcacattcactgaacaaaaaaagctatttaactccaaaacatcctaacaggccaagttacatgttaacatacgaacccttctttgatatcaccttcacaattcttgcatccattgaacttgcgagtttttggagagtttctgcttgtatttctttgcatgaagtcagaatatcctcccagagctgctgttttgatgtgaactgcctcccaccctcatagatcttttgcttcatgatactccaaaggttctctatagggttgaggtcaggggaagatggtggccacaccacgagtttatctacttttatgcccatagcagcaaaTGAGTAAGAGGTATTCTttgtagcatgagatggtgcattgtcatgcatgaagatgattttgctcctgaaggcacgtttctgctttttataccatggaagaaagttgtcagtcagaaactctaaatactttgcagaggtcattttcacaccttcaggaaacttagagggccctaccagctgtttccccatgattccggccaaaaacatgactcctccaccttcttgctgatgtcgcagccttgttgggacatggtggccatccaccaaccatccactactccatccatctggaccatccagggttgctcgacactcatcagtaaacaagactgtttgaaaattagtcttcatgtatgtctgggcccactgcaaccgtttctgcttgtgaacactgtttagtggtggtcgaatagtaggtttatgaaccaaagcaagcctttgaaggatgctACACCTTGGAGTTCGAGTGACTCCAGAagtaccagcagcttcaaatatctgtttgctggtttgtaatggcttttcagcagctgctcttttaatccaatgaacttgcctggcagaaaccttcatcattatgcctttatcagcacgaacacgcctgtgctcagattcagccacaaatctcttaacagttcaatgatcacgcttaagttttcgggaaatatctaatgttttcatcttttgaccaaggcattgcactatttgatgcttttcggcagcagagaaatcctttttctttcccatgttacttgaaacctgtggcatgcttaataatgtggaacatcatttttaagtagttttcctttaattagaatcacctggaaaactaattatcacatgtgtttaagattgatccattgagccctgagacacaataccatccatgagtttatttgaaaaacaaaacaattaaatctttatgacacttaaatccaatttgcataataatttggaacacggtgtaaatGTTCTATGTTATACACGCTCACCAGATGGTTGCTTTTTCAAAATTTACAAACCACGTCTAACATGCCATACATAGGATTTTACTCTCCAGACATTAAATTAGGCAGCTTGGATCTTGGGAGAGAGGTttgaaataggaaaaaactttacaATTGGCACTTTACTTGTAAACAGCAAATTTTTTAGTACTCACCAATTCCAGATTTGTCTTTTTCAGTACCTTATACTTAAGTAGATGTATTAATCCAGAGAAGATGTTTTATCTTCTCCACAGTTCAGTGATAGTGTACTTTAGACCAGGGGTGAGCAATTAATTTCACAAATGACAGAACTTGAGTGTTGAGGCAgtctgaaccaataggctgaaaattATTATGCTCAATATTATTTGTAACATATTAAGTATAATTTTAATATTAATTCTATCACTTGAGCAGAATTTAGTAAGCTGACACCCCTATATACCGTATAAGGACACAAAaagacccctatatacagtacaccacacacagccccctatatactgtatgttctCATACAcagtccctatatacaatatgagcccccacacagtccacctatatacagtatgacccccacagtccctctatatatagtatgagcccccacagtccactacatacagtatgagaccccatatagcttctctatatacagtatgagcaaaaCACAGCTTCCATATATTCAATATGAGCACTCAGCCTCCATATAAGCAGTGTGAGCCCCCAActcagcctccctacatacagtgtgagcccccacacagcctccctatacacaatatgagccctgttgtggattctgtttgtgggctccctctggtggttactgctggtactgggtgactttggtgggttgcggcctttggtttccacctgtccatcagaggctgggtgtttcctattttacctggcctttctgtcatttccttgccggctatcaatgtattcagatgtgctctgttttgttcctgcctacctgctcccagatctttcaggataagctaagtgctgattttcagttgtttgtttttttgtccagcttgcttattatgtctctatgctagctggtagctctagtggactgaggttctccccatgtgccatgagttggcacatgggttcttgtaatctcaggatggttttttgattagggttttttgctgaccgctcagaccccttttgtatcgttctgctttctagtttacagcgggcctctatttgctaaacctatatatatcatctctatgtgtgtgccttcctctcatttcaccgtcaatacatgtggggggcaactataccttttggggttcgttcctctggaggcaagtgaggtctttattttctctgcagtactagttagctcttaggctggtgcgtggcgtctagaaccaacgtaggcacgctccctggctatctctagttgcgtttgtcaggcgtagggcagcggtcagcccaggttccatcaccctagagctcgtccgttatatatttgtaccttgcttgtcctgtgctatccctagccattgggattcatgatagtatagcc from Ranitomeya variabilis isolate aRanVar5 chromosome 3, aRanVar5.hap1, whole genome shotgun sequence includes:
- the NXPH4 gene encoding neurexophilin-4 isoform X2, whose translation is MTKTLGYLDMGTTGMVKNGPYGTNKPHSLHPSRVLATDPFKAVKTPMQSPINPWEWSKNQTMFAGGIGQRAKRKPSLKTGRTKKIFGWGDFYFNIKTVKFSLLVTGKIVDHINGTFSVYFRHNSSSLGNVSVSIVPPTKVVEFDLLQQSTLDTRETKTFNCRVEYENTNKALKNKPCLYDPAKNCYMEHTQSHAAWLCAKPFKVICIFISFYSIDYKLVQKVCPDYNFQNENPYFG
- the NXPH4 gene encoding neurexophilin-4 isoform X1 → MDLLRLVMAFFCQWILPKVLCLEGHMTKTLGYLDMGTTGMVKNGPYGTNKPHSLHPSRVLATDPFKAVKTPMQSPINPWEWSKNQTMFAGGIGQRAKRKPSLKTGRTKKIFGWGDFYFNIKTVKFSLLVTGKIVDHINGTFSVYFRHNSSSLGNVSVSIVPPTKVVEFDLLQQSTLDTRETKTFNCRVEYENTNKALKNKPCLYDPAKNCYMEHTQSHAAWLCAKPFKVICIFISFYSIDYKLVQKVCPDYNFQNENPYFG